A window of Streptomyces broussonetiae genomic DNA:
GTCCGTCCGGCTGGCGGCGCGAGCGCGGGTCGGGCAGCACGGGGCCGTCGTCCAGCGCGAACCCGTACCGGGCGCCGTCGGCCGCCTCGGCCTCTCCCGTCCACCATCCCGTGCGATCGGGATCGCGCGCCAACGCGCGCGTGGCGCCCTCGCAATGGAGCGTCACTCGTTCTGCCTGCGGTGCCCACACCTCGAACTGCACGGACGGTTCCCCTTCGTCTGCTCACCGTGACGATGTCCCGCGGCCCCCATCGTGCCGTCCGGACGATCAATAAGCTCTCGAATTCGGCCTTCCCCGGCGGGTGTCGCGGAACCCACGCACGCGTGAGCGGCGATTCCCCGTTTTCTGGACACCCGGGGTTCGCTGACCGACAATCACCAGCGTGACGTCGTCTTTCGAGTTCTCCACGTACCCCGCGCGGCTGTCCGACGCGGAGCGCGACCAGGCGCTTCAGGTGCTCCGTGACGGCGTCGCCAAGGGCCGGCTGTCGCACGACACCTTCGTGCGCCGTATGGAGCTGGCGCTCGCCGCCCGCCATGCCGACGAACTGGCCTCCCTCGTCGCCGACCTGCCCCGCGAGAACCGCCTCTCCCGTGCGGTCCTCGGCACTGTCGAGGCCGTCTCCGGGTTCACCGTACGGCTGCGCCGGGCCTGGCAGGCCGAGCGGCTGCCCAAGCTGCTGCTGCCGCATCCGGGACACACCCACCCGCTGCGCATAGGCCGCGACCCGGCCAACGGGCTGCGCCTGAACCACGAGACCGTCTCCCGTGTGCACGCCGAGCTGTTCCGCGAGGGCGGCATGTGGGTCCTCAAGGACCTCGGCTCCACCAACGGCACCACTGTCAACGGCCGCCGGGTGACCGGTGCGGTCGTCGTCCGCGAGGGTGATCTGGTCGCCTTCGGCCGCATGGGGTTCCGGCTCGCCCTGAGCTGAGAGCGCGCACGGGGCGACGAGGCGACCGGTCGTGTTCGAACGGATGCTCTCCCGCGCGCAGGTGCCGTCCCGTTCGAGTGAGCCGGACGAGCCGGACTGCGGAGCGCGGGCCCAGGTGCCGATGCTGGGGGCATGACGTACCTCACCAGAGCGGCCGTGGCGGCCGGAGCCCTGCTGGCGGCCACCGGGCTCCTCGCCGCGGGCCCGGCCCACGCGGCGCCCCACGACCAGGATTCCGGCAACTGGCTCCGCCTGACCGTCACCAGGGGCGAGACCCCGTCCGGTGACGTGCGCGGCACCACGCTGCTGTGCGACCCGCCCAGGGGCCACGCACGGGCGGCCGAGGCGTGCGCCGAACTCACGACCGCGGACGGAGACATCGGCCGTATCCCGGCCAGGAGAGTGTTCTGCCCGGCCCTCTACGCCCCGGTGAACGCCCGCGCGCGCGGGCGCTGGAATGGACGGCCGGTCGACTTCCGGCAGACCTACACCAACACATGCGTCATGAACGCGCGCACCGGAGCGGTCTTCGCCCTGGACGCCTGAGCGGGGCAGCCGGCGGGGGCGGGGCCGGGTGGCCCGCAGCGCGGCCGGTGCGTGCACGGCCGGTGTCGGCGGGTACGGCTCACAGGGCCCGCTCCCGGGCCTGCTGCGCCGCCACCAGCACCGTCCGGGACTGATGCTCCACCTGGTGCTCCAACGGCACCCAGCGCGCCCTGAAGCGCACCGCGAAGGCGTCGCACCAGTCGGCGACGAGCTGTTCCAGCCGCGGCGCCGCCCGGTCGTCGGTCTGCCGCAGCACCCGCAGCAGCATCGCCGCCGCGCGCAGCGGCAGGCGTCGCCCGAAGGCGTCCACACTGCCCACGTACGCCATCGTGGTACCGGCCGGCGGGGTGTGGATCCAGTCCTCGGCCAGACCCGGGATCAGCCCGAGCACCCAGCGCGAGGCCCGCAGCAGCGGTCCGTCCACGCCGTCCAGCCGGGGCTGCGCCTCGGCCAGTATCCGCTCCACCTCCCGCGCGTCCCCGGTCAGCCGACGGGCCAGCCGCCGCATCGCCGCCGCGGGCGCCGGGTGCTGAGCCCGGTCGTCCACCAGGTCGCTGGCCCACATCGGCACCTCCACGACGGCCGTCAGACCGCCGTACCGGTGCGCGTGGTACCAGGTGCTGTGCCGTGCGTCGTCCGGCATGCTCGGATAGGCGACGCCGGTCTCCGGGCCCGGCATGACATGCACCCCGGGGCCGGCGGCCGGCCAGCCGGCGGCGTCCGAGGCGCCCGTCTCCACCGGGATGTGCAACTGCGCGGCGGACTTCGCGAACGGCTCGGCGAGCCCCGGCACGTCCCTGGTCAACTGCACCCAGCTGCCGCCCAGGTCAGTGCCGTGCAGCGTCACCTGCAGGTACGGGCGCAGCTCGTCGATCACCCCGGTCAGCGCACGTGTCTCGGGCGGCAGCCGGTCCGGCGGCAGCACGGACGGCGACCACTCCGGCTGTTCCGCGCCCGTCGGCCGGTAGAAGCCCAGGTGGTAGTCGAACAGGCTGCGCGGCGCCGGGGTCACATGCAGACTCGCGCCGTCCGGATCGGCGCACAGCAGGAAGTGCCAGGAGGTGTTCGCCCGCAACTCCCGCTCGGCCAGGACGCGTTCGGCCAGCACCCGCAGGGTGGAGCCCCCCGTCGGCTCGTTGGCGTGCGCGCCGGCCACCACCAGCACCGCTCGCCGGGCATGCCCCACCGACAGCAGGTGCAGGGGTCTTCCCGCGCGCGAGACGCCCACCCGCCTGAGCGAGCACAGCCCGGGTTCCTGAGCGGCCAACGCCTGTGCGGAGGCGATCAGTTCGGGAACGCTGGGATAGCGCAGCTCCGGCAGGAAACTCACCCCCGACTCGTCCGCCCGGCTTCGCCCTCCAAGTCCCGCACGGGATGGGTGAACTGTCAAGCATGCGGCGGGGAGGCTACGAGGGGGCGCCCGGACGCAAGTCCCGGTGTGCGGCCGGGCCCCTGCGTGCCGTGGGCTCACTGCTGGTGCAGGCCGCGTCCCGCGAGGGTCAGGAACACCTCGCCCACCGCTTCCGACAGCGTGGGGTGCGCGTGCACGTGCCGGGCCACGTCCCCGGGTTCGGCGTCCCAGCCGACGATCAGCTGGCTCTCGGCGATCATCTCCGACACCTGTGGACCGACCAGATGTACGCCGAGCACCTGTCCGCCGCCGGCCTCGGCGACGACCTTCACCATGCCGTCCCGGCCGTGCACCATTCCCTTGGCCACGGCCGTCAGCGGCATCGTGTTGACGTCGACCGTGTGCCCACGCGCGCGTGCCTCCGCCTCGCTCAGCCCCACCGAGGCGGTCTGCGGCGAGGAGGACGTCACCCGGGGCACGGCCGCGTAGTCGACCGGCGCCGACGGCAGTGCGGCCAGGGTCTCGGCGACCAGCAGGCCTTCTGCGAAGGAGGCGTGGGCGAGGCCGCGGGACGGCGGCGGCAGCAGGTCCCCGACGACGTGGACGCCCGGTACGGCCGTCTCCAGCCGGTCCCAGTCGGCCGGTACGACGAACCCGAACTCGCCGTCCGCAGCGCCGCGCGGGCCCGCCGAGCCGCCCGCGCCACCGCCGGAGCCGACGGCGGCGAACTGCACGTGGCGACCCTGCACTCGCTGGCCGTCGGCGTCCTGCCCGACGTCTTCGCGCGCTGCCGTGCGGCCCACCCCCGGGTCCTGCTGCGGCTCCACGAGTACGCCACCGCCGAGGCGCTGGAGGAGGCCGTGCAGCGCGGCACCGCCGACCTCGCCTTCGGCCCGCCCCCTGCCGACCCGCCCGGCACCGTCGTCCCCGTCGGCGAGGAGGAACTCGTCCTGGTGGTTCCGTTCGACGACCGGCTCGCCGGCCGTACGACGGTGCGGCTGCCGGAACTCGCCGACCGCGCCTGGGTCCGCTGCGCGCTGGAACCCGTCGTGCACGGCGAGCGCTTCCTCGACCGGGCCTGCGCGCAAGCCGGGTTCAGGCCGCTGACCGCCGTATGGACCGAGCACTCCTCGACGGCGGTGCGCATGGCCGCGGCCGGGGTCGGCGTGTGCGTCGCGTCGGCCGACGTCGTGCGCGGGGCCGTCGGCGAGGGCTGCGTGATCCTCACCCCCGACCCGGCCTGGAGGCGGCCCCTGGCCGTCTACGCGCGCGTGCCGCCCGTCGGCGCCGCCGAGGCCTTCGTCGACCTCCTGCGCACCACCTGGCCGACCCCGGTCCCCGCCCTGTGCACACCACACCCCGACTGAGCAGCTCCGGCCTCTTTCACCCCGCACCCGTCCGCTCCAGCAACGCCACCGGCAGCCGCTCGAAAACCTCCGCCACGCGCACGGAACCGGTGAACTCCCGTCCCGGCGTGAGCACATCCGCCCACCGGCCGGGCGGCAGCACCAGCCGGGTCTCCCGCCAGCCGCCCGCCTCCGCCAGGCGCAGGGAGAGCCGGGTCACCGCCGTGACCACCTCGCCGGAGCGGACGAAGGCCACGCAGTGCGCGGACGCCGGGCCGTCGGCGGGCAGCGGGGTGTACGTCGCCGTCGTACCGAAGGCGGCGGGCCGCCGGGCGCGCAGCCGCAGTGCCGCCGCCGTCAGCGTGTCCTTCTCGCCGGGTGCCTCGGGCGGGAACGGCACCGGCCGCCGGTTGTCCGGGTCCACCAGGGTCCGGTACTCGCCCTCCGTGCCCTGATACACGTCCGGCACCCCCGGCATCGTCAGATGGACGAGTGCGGTGCCGAGCACGTTGGCCCGGACGTGCGGCTCCAGCTCCTTGCGGAACGCCGTCACACGCCCGCCGGGCGGCCCGCACGGCCCGACGGCGACAAAGGCGGCCACCGCCTCCTCGTACGGCGGCTCCTGCTCCGTCCAGCTGGTGTACAGGCCCGCCTCGCGCACATGCTTCAGCAGCGCCCCCTGCACCCGTTCCTCGTCGGCGGGCCCCAGCCCGAACACCGTCTGCCAGGCCGCCCAGGCCAGCTGCCCGTCCGGCACGCCCTCCTCCGGCAGCGTCACCTCGGCGAGCAACCGCGCCCACCGCTCGGGGCATTCGGTCAGCACGGCCAGCGCCGCGCGGACGTCGGCGCTGCGCTTGGTGTCGTGCGTGGAGACGACCGTGCCGGTGAGCGGCCAGTCACGCTGCACGCGCGCGCAGTACGCGTGGAAGTCCTCCGGGGACACCCCTGGCCGGCCCGGATCGCCCCCCACCTCGGTCGTCGACAGCAGCGGCACGTAGCGGTAGAACGCCGTGTCCTCCACCGACTTGGCGCGCAGTGCCGACGCGGTCTGCGCGAACCGTGTGCGCAGCTCACCGTCCGCCGCCCCGTCCGCTTCCACCAGCAACCGCCGCACGACGTCGACCGCCCCGGCCTCCTCGGGCACGAGGAAGGCATGCCGGGCCTGCTCGGCGGCCTCCTCGGTGACGACGGCGGCGGCGTCGCCCGAGGCGTACGGCCGGTACACCCGCATCCGCACCAGCAGCTCCACCAGGGCGGTGCGCAGGGCCCAGGGTGCCCGGTCGCGCAGCGCGAGGTCCGGCGAGGACGCGCACAGCCGGGCGGCCACCCGGGCGAGCCGGTCCGTCTCGGCGGCCAGCTCGTGCGCGAGCACCTTGTAGGCGGCCCGGCGAACCGTGGCCGCCCAGTCCCCGCCCCGGTCGGTCTGCGGGGCCGCGAACCGCCGGTAGGCCGCGAGGAGTTCACCGGCGCCGACCCGGTCCGTGAACAGGCCGTCGACCTGGCGCAGGGCGTCGTATCCGGTGGTTCCGGCGACGGGCCAGGACGGCGGCAGGCGCTCGCCGTCGGCGAGGATCTTCTCCACCACCGTCCAGCGCCCGCCGCTCGCCTCGTGCAGCCGCGCGAGATAACCGTCGGGGTCGGCGAGCCCGTCGGGATGGTCGACGCGCAGTCCGTCCAGCACGCCCTCCGCCAGCAGCTGGAGGATCTTGGCATGGGTGGCGTCGAACACCTCGGGGTCCTCCACGCGCACCCCGATCAGCTCCGAGATGCTGAAGAAACGGCGGTAGTTCAGTTCGGTGCGGGCCAGCCGCCACCACGCCAGGCGGTACCACTGGGCGTCCAGCACCTCGGCAAGGGGCAGGCCCTCGGTGCCCGCGCGGAGCGGGAACGCGTGCTCGTGGTAGCGCAGCACGTCACCGTCGACCACGAGCCGGTCGCGTTCCGCGCCCACCGGGCCGCCGAGCACGGGCAGCAGCATGCGCCCGCCCTGCGCCTCCCAGTCGATGTCGAACCACCGCGCGTACGGCGAGGAAGGGCCCTCGCGCAGCACATCCCACAGGGCGTGGTTGTGCCGGGGCGCCATCGCCATGTGGTTCGGCACGATGTCCGCCACCAGGCCCAGCCCGTGCTCCCGCGCGGTCCGCGCCAGCGCCCGCAGGCCCTCCTCGCCGCCCAGTTCGGCACGCACGCACGCGTGGTCCACCACGTCGTAGCCGTGCGCGGAGCCGGGCACGGCCTCGAGAACGGGGGACAGGTGCAGATGCGAGACGCCGAGCGACGCCAGGTACGGCACGGCCGCCGCGGCGGCGGCGAACGGGAACGCGGGCTGGAGCTGCAGCCGGTAGGTGGCCGTGGGCACCCCCGGACCGGGTTGCGCAGACGTCATGGAAACCTACGTACCCAGCCCGCCCGGTTTCGTGTCATCGGTCCCTGCACGCGCTCCCACACGCATGGCTACGTTCGGGCAATGGGAACGACGAGGAAGCCGGACCGGCACCGCACACGGGACACCTACCGTCAGGTGATCGCCCTGACCGGGCCGTTGCTGCCGGGCGTGTCGTTCCTGGGGCGGCTGCCGACGGCGACCGTCCAGTTCGGCAGCGTGCTGCTCGTCGTCCGGACGAGTGACTCCCTGTCCGCCGCGGGACTCACCGGCGGGGTGCTCGCGCTCGGCCAGGTGGTCTGCGGGCCGCTGGTGGGCCGGCTCGCGGACCGGCACGGGCAGCGCAGGGTCGTGCTCGCGTTCTCGCTCGCGAACGCGCTCGCGGTGGCGGCCCTGGTGGCCGGTGCCCTCGCGGGCCTGCCCATGGCCGTCCTGGCCCTCCTGGGGGCCGCCGCGGGCGGCACCGTGCCCCTCGTGGGCCCGCTGGCCCGCGCCCGGCTGGTTGCGCTCGCCCGCCGGGCCGGCGCCCCCGAGAGCACCGTCGGTGCCGCGCTGTCCTTCGAGAGCACCCTGGACGAGATGTCCTTCGTCCTCGGTCCGGCCCTGGTCGGACTCGCCTCGGTCCTGGCCCATCCGGCGTACGCGATGGGCGGCGCGGCCGTGCTGGTGGCCGTGTGCGGCAGCGCCTTCGCCCTCCATCCGACCGCCCTGGCCGTGGCGCCCGCGCGCGAGGAAGGGGACCCGGCACGCGCGCGTGCCGCGGTCGCGCCCGCCCCCATGCCCAGCTGTGTCCCTCATCTGCGCGCCTCCCTCGCCCTCCAGGGAGTCATGTTCGGCGCCTGCCAGTCCGGCATCACCGCGCTCACCACCCGGCTCGGACAGGAGAACCAGGCGGGGCTCGTGTACGCCGCCATGGGCGTGATGAGCGCCGTGGCCGGGCTCGCCATGGCCGCCGTACCCGCCCGTCTCGGGCTGCCGCTGCGCTGGCGGCTGGCCACGGCCGCGGCCCTCGTGCTGTCGCTGCCGCTGCTGCGCATCACGAGTCTGCCCGGTCTGTACGCCGTGGTCACCGTGCTCGGGGTCGCCTACGCGCCGCACCTGATCACGGTGTTCGCGCTCACCGAACGCGCGGTGCCGCCCGCCCGGCTCGCCGAGGCGATGGCGCTCGCCACCAGCGCCCTGGTCGGCGGCCAGGCCCTCTCGGTCGCCGTGACCGGCCGCCTCACCGAGGCCTACGGGCCCACGGCGGCGTTCGCGGTGGCGAGCACGGCGGCCGCGCTCACCTTCGTCATCGCCCTGACGGCCCGTCCGACGGTGCACTCCGGACGGGCCGGACACGACCCGCACGCGCGCGTGAAGGACGAGCCGGCCCGTACGACGTCCTGAGGCGCCGGAGCCTAGGCCGGCCGCTGCAGCACCGTCAGGCTGCGGTCCGGCAGGGTGATCCGGTCGCCCGCCCCGACCTTCGCCCCGCCGCCCTGCGGTACCCCCTCCGGGTGGGCCGTGTCGACCACGACCTGCCACTGCCGGCCGTGGTCGACCGGCACCAGGAACTCCAGCGGTCCGGGGGAGGCGTTGAACATCAGCAGGAACGAGTCGTCGGTGACGCGTTCCCCGCGCGGGCCGGGCTCGGAGATGGCGTTGCCGTTGAGGAACACCGTCAGCGCGGACGCCCGCGCGGAGTCCCAGTCCCGCTGGGTCATCTCACCGCCCTCCGGGGTGAACCAGGCGATGTCGGACAGCGCGTCGTGCGTGCCCTCCACCGGCCGTCCGTGGAAGAAGCGCCGCCGCCGCAGCACCGGGTGGTCCCGCCGCAGCCACACCATCGCGCGCGTGAACTCCAGCAGCTCGCTGTCGGCCTTGCTCCCGGCGTCGGGCCAGTGCACCCACGCCAGCTCGTTGTCCTGGCAGTAGGCGTTGTTGTTGCCGCGCTGGCTGCGGGCGAACTCGTCGCCGTGGCTGATCATCGGCACGCCCTGGGACAGCATCAGCGTGGCGACGAAGTTGCGCATCTGGCGGGTGCGCAGGGCGAGCACGTCCGGGTCGTCGGTCTCGCCCTCCGCCCCGCAGTTCCAGGACCGGTTGTGGCTCTCGCCGTCCCGGTTGTTCTCGCCGTTGGCCTGGTTGTGCTTCTGGTCGTACGAGACGAGGTCGTGCAGGGTGAAGCCGTCGTGGCAGGTGACGAAGTTGATCGAGGCGAGCGGGCGGCGGCCGTCGTCCTGGTACAGGTCGGAGGAGCCGGTCAGCCGGGAGGCGAACTCCGCGAGCGTGCGCGGCTCGCCCCGCCACAGGTCCCGCACCGTGTCGCGGTACTTGCCGTTCCACTCCGTCCACAGCGGCGGGAAGTTGCCCACCTGGTAGCCACCCTCGCCCACGTCCCACGGCTCGGCGATCAGCTTCACCTGCGAGACCACCGGGTCCTGCTGCACCAGGTCGAAGAACGACGACAGCCGGTCCACCTCGTGGAACTGCCGGGCGAGCGTCGCCGCGAGGTCGAAGCGGAAGCCGTCGACATGCATCTCGGTGACCCAGTACCGCAACGAGTCCATGATCAGCTGGAGCACGTGCGGTGACCGCATGAGCAGCGAGTTCCCGGTGCCCGTCGTGTCCATGTAGTAGCGGGGGTCGTCCGCGAGCCGGTAGTACGACGGGTTGTCGATGCCCTTGAAGGACAGCGTCGGTCCCAGATGGTTGCCCTCGGCCGTGTGGTTGTAGACGACGTCCAGGATGACCTCGATCCCGGCCTCGTGCAGCGCCCGGACGGCGGACTTGAACTCCAGTACCTGCTGGCCGCGGTCGCCCCAGGAGGCGTACGCGTTGTGCGGGGCGAAGAAGCCGATGGTGTTGTAGCCCCAGTAGTTGTTGAGCCCCAGATCCACCAGCCGGTGGTCGTTGACGAACTGGTGTACGGGCATCAGCTCCAGGGCCGTGACGCCCAGTTCGGTCAGGTGCTCGAGGAGCACGGGGTGCGCGAGCGCCGCGTACGTGCCGCGCAGCTCCTCCGGCAGCCCCGGGTGACGCATCGTGAGGCCCTTGACGTGCGCCTCGTAGATGATCGTGTGGTGGTACTCGGTGCGCGGCGGCCGGTCGTCGCCCCAGTCGAAGTACGGGTTGATCACCACCGACGTCATGGTGTGCGGCGCCGAGTCCAGGTCGTTGCGCCGTTCCGGGGCGCCGAAGTGGTAGCCGTACACCTCCTCGCCCCACCGGACCGAACCGCCGACCGCCTTCGCATAGGGGTCGAGCAGCAGCTTCGCGGAGTTGCAGCGCATCCCGC
This region includes:
- a CDS encoding DUF1707 and FHA domain-containing protein — encoded protein: MTSSFEFSTYPARLSDAERDQALQVLRDGVAKGRLSHDTFVRRMELALAARHADELASLVADLPRENRLSRAVLGTVEAVSGFTVRLRRAWQAERLPKLLLPHPGHTHPLRIGRDPANGLRLNHETVSRVHAELFREGGMWVLKDLGSTNGTTVNGRRVTGAVVVREGDLVAFGRMGFRLALS
- a CDS encoding SSI family serine proteinase inhibitor; this encodes MTYLTRAAVAAGALLAATGLLAAGPAHAAPHDQDSGNWLRLTVTRGETPSGDVRGTTLLCDPPRGHARAAEACAELTTADGDIGRIPARRVFCPALYAPVNARARGRWNGRPVDFRQTYTNTCVMNARTGAVFALDA
- a CDS encoding M14 family zinc carboxypeptidase, which encodes MSFLPELRYPSVPELIASAQALAAQEPGLCSLRRVGVSRAGRPLHLLSVGHARRAVLVVAGAHANEPTGGSTLRVLAERVLAERELRANTSWHFLLCADPDGASLHVTPAPRSLFDYHLGFYRPTGAEQPEWSPSVLPPDRLPPETRALTGVIDELRPYLQVTLHGTDLGGSWVQLTRDVPGLAEPFAKSAAQLHIPVETGASDAAGWPAAGPGVHVMPGPETGVAYPSMPDDARHSTWYHAHRYGGLTAVVEVPMWASDLVDDRAQHPAPAAAMRRLARRLTGDAREVERILAEAQPRLDGVDGPLLRASRWVLGLIPGLAEDWIHTPPAGTTMAYVGSVDAFGRRLPLRAAAMLLRVLRQTDDRAAPRLEQLVADWCDAFAVRFRARWVPLEHQVEHQSRTVLVAAQQARERAL
- the treY gene encoding malto-oligosyltrehalose synthase, which codes for MTSAQPGPGVPTATYRLQLQPAFPFAAAAAAVPYLASLGVSHLHLSPVLEAVPGSAHGYDVVDHACVRAELGGEEGLRALARTAREHGLGLVADIVPNHMAMAPRHNHALWDVLREGPSSPYARWFDIDWEAQGGRMLLPVLGGPVGAERDRLVVDGDVLRYHEHAFPLRAGTEGLPLAEVLDAQWYRLAWWRLARTELNYRRFFSISELIGVRVEDPEVFDATHAKILQLLAEGVLDGLRVDHPDGLADPDGYLARLHEASGGRWTVVEKILADGERLPPSWPVAGTTGYDALRQVDGLFTDRVGAGELLAAYRRFAAPQTDRGGDWAATVRRAAYKVLAHELAAETDRLARVAARLCASSPDLALRDRAPWALRTALVELLVRMRVYRPYASGDAAAVVTEEAAEQARHAFLVPEEAGAVDVVRRLLVEADGAADGELRTRFAQTASALRAKSVEDTAFYRYVPLLSTTEVGGDPGRPGVSPEDFHAYCARVQRDWPLTGTVVSTHDTKRSADVRAALAVLTECPERWARLLAEVTLPEEGVPDGQLAWAAWQTVFGLGPADEERVQGALLKHVREAGLYTSWTEQEPPYEEAVAAFVAVGPCGPPGGRVTAFRKELEPHVRANVLGTALVHLTMPGVPDVYQGTEGEYRTLVDPDNRRPVPFPPEAPGEKDTLTAAALRLRARRPAAFGTTATYTPLPADGPASAHCVAFVRSGEVVTAVTRLSLRLAEAGGWRETRLVLPPGRWADVLTPGREFTGSVRVAEVFERLPVALLERTGAG
- a CDS encoding MFS transporter; protein product: MGTTRKPDRHRTRDTYRQVIALTGPLLPGVSFLGRLPTATVQFGSVLLVVRTSDSLSAAGLTGGVLALGQVVCGPLVGRLADRHGQRRVVLAFSLANALAVAALVAGALAGLPMAVLALLGAAAGGTVPLVGPLARARLVALARRAGAPESTVGAALSFESTLDEMSFVLGPALVGLASVLAHPAYAMGGAAVLVAVCGSAFALHPTALAVAPAREEGDPARARAAVAPAPMPSCVPHLRASLALQGVMFGACQSGITALTTRLGQENQAGLVYAAMGVMSAVAGLAMAAVPARLGLPLRWRLATAAALVLSLPLLRITSLPGLYAVVTVLGVAYAPHLITVFALTERAVPPARLAEAMALATSALVGGQALSVAVTGRLTEAYGPTAAFAVASTAAALTFVIALTARPTVHSGRAGHDPHARVKDEPARTTS
- the glgX gene encoding glycogen debranching protein GlgX, whose protein sequence is MQVWPGEAYPLGATYDGAGTNFAVFTEAADRVELCLLHDDGSETAVELRESDAFVRHAYVPGVMPGQRYGFRVHGPYDPARGMRCNSAKLLLDPYAKAVGGSVRWGEEVYGYHFGAPERRNDLDSAPHTMTSVVINPYFDWGDDRPPRTEYHHTIIYEAHVKGLTMRHPGLPEELRGTYAALAHPVLLEHLTELGVTALELMPVHQFVNDHRLVDLGLNNYWGYNTIGFFAPHNAYASWGDRGQQVLEFKSAVRALHEAGIEVILDVVYNHTAEGNHLGPTLSFKGIDNPSYYRLADDPRYYMDTTGTGNSLLMRSPHVLQLIMDSLRYWVTEMHVDGFRFDLAATLARQFHEVDRLSSFFDLVQQDPVVSQVKLIAEPWDVGEGGYQVGNFPPLWTEWNGKYRDTVRDLWRGEPRTLAEFASRLTGSSDLYQDDGRRPLASINFVTCHDGFTLHDLVSYDQKHNQANGENNRDGESHNRSWNCGAEGETDDPDVLALRTRQMRNFVATLMLSQGVPMISHGDEFARSQRGNNNAYCQDNELAWVHWPDAGSKADSELLEFTRAMVWLRRDHPVLRRRRFFHGRPVEGTHDALSDIAWFTPEGGEMTQRDWDSARASALTVFLNGNAISEPGPRGERVTDDSFLLMFNASPGPLEFLVPVDHGRQWQVVVDTAHPEGVPQGGGAKVGAGDRITLPDRSLTVLQRPA